GGGAACCCGTCGGTGGATCGGACCTTCGACGTCTCGCAGCGGCTGGCCGGTACCGCCATTTCGCTCGGATATCAGTTGCGCCACAATCGATATCGCCACCTCGGCCGGAGTGTGCCCGCCGAGGTCGAGACCGAGCGGCGATCGCAGACGGTCGTCGATGCGGTCTCGGGGCACCCCGGCGACGGTCAGCCGCGCGATGCGGTCGTCGTGGGTCGCACGCGAGCCCAGCGCCCCGATGATGCCCACGCGGTCAGAGGCCAGGGCAGAGACCAGGGTCGGCACATCGACCTTCGCGTCATGGGTCATCACGCACACCGCCGTGGCGGAATCCGTTCGTCCCGAGTCCATCTCGTCCTCGAGATATCGTCCCGGCCAGGCCACGACGACCTCGTCGGCATCGGGGAACCGGGCCGGCGTCGTGAAGACGGGACGCGGGTCGACGACGGTGACGTGGTAGCCGACGTTCTTCGCCACCGTGCAGAGTGCGCGGACGAACTCGTTGGCACCGACCGCGATCAGACGGCGAGGGGGTGCGAACGTGTGCACGAATGTCCGCGGCCGGTCGGCCGCGCAAACCCGTGGCGCCTCCGTGTCGTCGACGCCGACGATCCCGCAGCGCCCGGCGTCGCGGAGGTCGGCGATGTCCTTGTCGAGGCCTCGCCATGATCCGGTGGCACCGGGATGATCCAACCGCCAGAGAGGGCGGGTGGTCAGTGTCGTCGCCAGTGCGACCGGCCGGCCGATGCCGACCGACGCGCGGAGGTCGGCGAGG
This sequence is a window from Gordonia insulae. Protein-coding genes within it:
- a CDS encoding XdhC family protein, translating into MRELLPVLLDRLTAGPVALARVVATSGPAPRQLGAAMAVTAAGEVIGSLSAGCVDSAIVHAATDVLDTGCAVGERFGPADLDDIAIGLTCGGEIEIFVERIGPERVADLADLRASVGIGRPVALATTLTTRPLWRLDHPGATGSWRGLDKDIADLRDAGRCGIVGVDDTEAPRVCAADRPRTFVHTFAPPRRLIAVGANEFVRALCTVAKNVGYHVTVVDPRPVFTTPARFPDADEVVVAWPGRYLEDEMDSGRTDSATAVCVMTHDAKVDVPTLVSALASDRVGIIGALGSRATHDDRIARLTVAGVPRDRIDDRLRSPLGLDLGGHTPAEVAISIVAQLISERNGGTGQPLRDVEGPIHRRVPGS